From the Sandaracinaceae bacterium genome, the window CCAGGTCCACCGTGAGGCGCACGGCCGCTTTGATGTAGCTCTCGCGAATGCCCAGCTCGGCGTTGATGACCGGCGGGTTGTAGACGCGCACGTGCCGCGGGCCCGACGGCGCGCCGCTCTCGCCCAGCACCCGCACGGGGCGGCCCACGATGCGCGACGCGTGCTCGGCCGGGTTGCCGATGGTGGCCGACGCCGCGATGAAGAGCGGCTCGCTGCCGTGGAAGCGCGCGATGCGCTGGAGCCTCCGCACCACGTTGGCGAGGTGCGAGCCGAACACGCCGCGGTACATGTGGAGTTCGTCCACCACCACGAAGCGCAGGTTGGCGAAGAAGCGCGCCCAGTTGGCGTGGTGCGGCAGGATGCTGGCGTGCAGCATGTCCGGGTTGGTGATGAGCACGCCCGCCCGCTCTCGCGCCGCCCGCCGCGCGTCGCCGGGGGTGTCCCCGTCGTAGGTGATGGCGCCCTGCCCGATGCCCGCGTCGCGCAGCAGCCCGCGCAGGCCGTCTTCTTGGTCACGCGCCAGCGCCTTGGTGGGGAACAGGTAGAGCGCCCGCGCGGTGCTGTCCCGCGCGAGGCCGTCCATGACCGGCAGGTGGTAGCAGAGGCTCTTGCCCGACGCGGTGGGCGTGGCCACCACGAAGTCGTGCCCCGCGGCGGCGTGCGCGAGGGCCTCGAGCTGGTGGGTGTAGAGCGAGGTGATGCCTCGCTTCTGCAGCGCCTCGCGCACGGGCCCCGCCAGCGAGTCTGGGACGGGGCCAGTGCGCGCCTCGCGCGGCGGCAGCTCGTGGGCCAGCACCATGTTCTTGCCGCGCCGGCCGTCCTCCCAACGCTCGAGCACCGAGGCGATACCGACTTCTCGCTGCCACGGCGCACGGCGGCGCCCATCGAACGCTTCGCTGGACATGGGGGCCACTGTACGCGCGTGCAGTGCCCCGAGCAAGAGCGCTGCAAGACGCTCGGCGCCACATTCCGTGACGGCTCGCCTGCTCTAGCTCCGAGCACCAGCATGACCATCGACGCCACCGAGCTCCATCGCCGCCTCCGCGCGCTGGACGTGCACCTCGCCGAGAGCACGGACCTCTTCGATCACTTCTGGCCCCTCGAGCTCGGCCCTCCCACCGGCGAGGCCGCGCTGGCGGAGGCCGAGCAGGCCTGTGGCATCCCCGCCCCCGAGCCGCTGCGCTCGTTCCTGTTGCAGCACGCAGCCAGCGGGCGCTTTGGGTACAGCCTCAAGGAAGAGCACCTCGAGGCGCTGGATGCGGAGTACACCGGCGCTCAGGGCGGCTTCATGCTGTTGAGTCCCGTCGAGATGGTGGAGGCGCGAGCGCGTATCGCGGCCTACATGGACGAGGGATTCGATCTGGGCGCCATGCTGCCGTTCGTGAAGGACCACAGCGCCGCCACCTGGCTGTGTGTGACCACCGGCCGCCACGGCGTGGTCGTCGCGCACGTCCACCACGACGCGGACGATGGGAGTTCGGGCGGGGAGCTGACGGGTTCTTCGGGGGGGGGGGCGGCGGGGGGGTCCGGCCCCCCTTGGGAGGACCAGCCCGAGCAGGGGTGGCCGCCCGCGAGGCCTTCGGGCTCGAGCCGGCGTGAGACCAGCCGCGCTAGAGCACCTCGGCCAGGCGCAGGAGCTGCGAGCTGAGCTCCACTCCTTCGGCGCGCGCGTGCGCGAGGTTGACGATGATCTTGGCGCGACCGTCTTCCATGAGAACCGCCAGGGTGGTGGCATTCACCGCGTGCTGGCGCTCCACGCCCACGGTGAGCAAGCGACGCCTGCGCGTGGTGGTGGTCAGCGCGGAGAGCGAGGAGTCCAGCCCCGAGCACACCACGACCACGTCCACACCGTTGGCGGCGCCCGTCTCGATGGCACCGGTGGAGTATGGCGCCACCGTGGCGCGCATGGGCAGGCCCTGCACGGTGGAGCGCGACAGGGCCCCGAGTCCGCGCGCGAACGCTGCCGCTTCGCCCTGCGACGAGGCGTTGTTGGCGGCGTGCAGGATCAAGATGTCCAGCGAGCCCCCGGCCCGGTTGGGCAGCGTGCGCTCATAGGACAGGGCGCGCGCGATGACCGGCGAGAGCCGCGCTGCGCTGGACGCATCGGCGCGGGTGTGGAGCGGGGCCACGCACAGCAGGAAGACGAACGACAGGATGAAGAATCGAATGATCACGTCAATTCCTCCTGTGTTCGACGCCGATGAGGAACGAAGTGCCCGCCATGGACGCTCCGGGGAGAGGGGACTCGGCCTGCTGTGGCAGGTTGGCTTGCACGCGGAGCGAGAGCCACACCGGCAGTGAGCTGCCGACCTGCTGCTCGAGCATGGCGCTCAGCTGGACGCTGGTGTCGATGTTCGCCGTGAGGATGGACGTGGGGACTCCGGCATACATGAGGTAGTCGCGCCCCGTGGCGAGGGCCACGGAGAGGCCGTAGCGCATGCTGTCGCTGCGCAGCGAGCCGCGCGCCATGAGGCCCGCGAGGACCGACGCGTTGATGTCCTCGGTGCCCACGGTGGGGACTTGGGTGTCGTCGCGGGGCACGAAGTACGTGTAGGACACGAAGGCCGAGAGCAGGAGCAGGTCGCTGTGCTTGTATTCGGCTTCCGCGTCGCCACCGACGAACCAACGCGAGCCCGCTTCGTTCACGAAGGTTCGACGCACGATGGGCGCGAAGTCTTCAATGACCAGGTTGCGCATGCGCCCGACCCAGGCTGTGGCCCCGAGCCGCAGCCCCGCGCGCGGCGAGACCGTGAGCGCGATCTCACCGCCGTCGTTGGCCGGGTTTTGGAGCTGGGGGCGCCCTTCGAGCAGGATCAAGCCGCTGGTCGGGTCCACGAAGCGGCCGCCCACCTCCACGTAGGTCGGCGCGCGAAAGGCGCTGGCCCCCACCAAGCGAATGGCGAGGTCGTCCGTGTGATAGACGAGCGACCCGCGGTACGAGAAGGCCAGGTCGCCGGTCATGGTGGGGATGTCCCCGCGCAGCGCGCCGGTGAACGACCAGCGGTCGGTGGGGTCCCACGCGAAGCGACCATAGAAGCCCCAGCCGGTGCGGTAGTCGCCGTTCTCGTCGGGGTGGATGTACGGCGCGGTCACCCGGTCGAGGTCGAACTGGGCGCCGAAGGTGGCGGTCAGGGTCGGGTGCGGGACGAGCGTGAACTCCGACCCGACGCTGGTCCGGGCGCTGCGCGTTCCGTCATACGAGAAGCCCGAGTAGTCGAGGCGATCGGTCTGGATGGCGCGGAGCTGCGTGCGCGCGAACGCGCCGATGGTGCCGAGCGCGCCTGGGAGGTCACGGGAGGTGAAGCGCAGCTGCGCCATGCCCAAGAGCCGCTGCTCGCGGATGTCTTCGAGGACGAAGTGCTCGAGCGAGGAGCCGTGCGCGATGGAGCCGCTGACTTCGAAGTCGAGCTGACCGGCAGCAAGCGTCGCGCCCAGGCGGGCCAACAGGGCGCCCGAGATGCGCGGCTCTAGCGTGCCGCTCTGCGAGTCGGAGAACACCGAGTCATAGGACGCGTGGGCAAAGACCGCGCGCTGGAAGCGCTCGCCCGCCCGTGAGTACACGCCCGCGAGGTCCGTGACGGGGTGCCCCGCGGTGTCGATGCCCACCTCGGCGCGCACGGCGCCCTGCGGCACGGTCCCGAAGCCGCGATAGCTGACCAGCTGGATGACGCCGGTGTACGCGTTGGCGCCATAGATGGTGCTGACGGGACCGCGCACCACGTCGATGCGCTCGAGATCGCGCGGGTGGATGGGCACCGTGGACCAGTCGATGGCCCCGTCCACCGGGCTGTTGAGCGGCATGCCGTCCAACATGATGATGACGTTGTTGCCGGTGATGCCCCCCGCGCCGCGCATGGCGACCAAGTAGCTCCCCGGTGCCACGCGCTGGACCTGCACACCCGTGACCAAGCGCAGCAGCTCCGGGATGGTGCGTGCCCCCGAGAGGCGGATGGCGCGCGCGTCGAGTGTGGTCACCGACGCTGGCGCCGACAGCACGTTCTCTTCCGTGCGAGACACGGCGCTGGTGGTGCCCATCGTGTCTTCGAGTTCTAGCCCCAACAGGTCCTCGAGGGACTCCTCTTCGATCGCACCTTCACGGGAGGGTTCGTCGGCTGGGGTGTCCTCCGCGACCGGCTCTTGAGCATGCACGCGGGTGGCACCCAGCGAGGCCAGCACCACGAGCGCCAGAGCCCAAGAAGCGCGGTGACTCATGGCGTCTCCAGCCGCGTCGTGGGCTCGGGGTCGAACGCGTGGAAGCACCCCTCGATGTCGTTGCCCTCGCGGAAGCCCACGAGCGCGAAGCGGCCCGCGATCTCGTTGACCCGCTGGAGCTCGATGTCCACCGTGCCGCTCACGAAGTTGAGGTCGGCGCTGTCGCTGCCCGCCGAGAGCCGCATGGCGGCCTGCGCGAAGCCATCTTCGTGGCGGAGCGCGGCGTCTGGCGTGGCGCCGATGACGAGCGGCCAGGCAACGTCGCTCGGCATTCCCCCGCCCACGGAGTCGAGCGTCAGCTCGAACCCGAAGTAGGGCGCGAAGCCCACCAGCGACACCTCGCTGCGGGTGAGGGTGAAGTTGGTTCGGATGAGGTTCTGGAAGTTGGTGGCGTCGAGCGTGGCGTCCATGACCACCGGCACAGCTTGGAGCTCGCCCCGAAACGAGATGACGCCGAGGCAGCTCTCATCCTGTTCGAACGCATCACGGCAGGCGTCCACGGCGGCCTGCCATTCGGCCGCGGACTCCGCGTCGCAGAGGTAGTCCTCCTCCGAAAACGCCGACTCTGTGTCGAAGCCGCTGGTGCAGCCGCCGCTCCAGATGGCCGCGCCCGCGATCAGTGCTGCTACGAACCTGTGCATCGCTACCCTCAGTTGAGCCCGACGTCCGAATCCACGCACGGCGCTGTGACGCTGATGAGAAGGCTGTCAGTCGGCGACCAACGTGCGTCGATCGTGACGCCGATCTCGCCATCCCCAGACGGGATCACGACAGTGTCCGCGCCGGGCGTGCCCGTGAAGCGCTCCAGCGTCACGTTCCCTTCGAGCGCCGCGACTTCCAGCACGGTGGTCTCGTCCGGCAGCGTCTGCCACTCGAACTCGAGCCACATCTCGTCCGCAGCGGGCAGCCCCACCGCCAGGCGCGGCACCACCGTGATGTCCGCGCCGATGGCGTCGCCTTGCAGGTCGTGTTGCTTCAGTTCCAGTTCGAGGAAGCGCTGCTCGCCGTTGATGGTGACGGTGGCGTTGATCTTCACCTCGTTGAACACGGCGGTGGCGAGGTCGGGCTCGCCGGGCATGCTCGGCGACTCGTCCGCGAGGTACTCGCGCTCGCACGAGATTCCGGCCGCGAGCGCCTCGGCACCGCGCAACTCGATGTCCACCATCTCGCCGTCGATGATGCCTCGCACGATGAGGTGGGGCTCTTCGCCTTCCCACGCGATGCCGCCGCCGCCTCCACCCGAACAACCGAACAAAACCGGGCAGGCAAGCAGCACAGTGAAGGGATGGCAGATTCTCATGGGGCGTTCTCCCGAGAGGGCGGCACCTACCACGAGGCGACCGCCGTTGACCTTCATGATAGGTGTTTCCCCCCATGAGTGGAACGACCGCGCGCGATTTCGCGACCGAACCAGAGACTTTTCTCGGTCGCTGCGACCCGCGTCCGCTCCCAGCGGACATCATGGCAGCCTGATACCATCTCATCCGCGCTGCGCGTATCCCTTGGACGCAGCTGTGAAGCTACACTCACGGGCGACTGGTTGAACCACTTTGTCTATGATACTATCAGCTCCGTGAGACGACACTCGTTCGGTTCGGGCGGCGCGGGGCACGCGCTGCTCATCGCTACACTCGCCCTTTGGGGGTGCGACACCGTCGGTACCATCGGCACCGCGCCGGCCGATCGTCCTGTCCCTCCAGAGCCGGACCTCCCTCCGCCGCCGTTTGCGCCGGCGCCCGCTCAGCTGCTGCGCCTCACGGCCGAGCAGTTCGACAACGTGGTCCACGACCTGTACGGCGATGACGTGGTGAGCGCGCTGCCGCTCGAGCCCGACGTGCGCCTCGCGGGGTTCTTCGCCGTGGGCGCGGGCGTGGACAGCATCTCCGAGAGCGGCGTGAACCAGTACGAGGCGCAGGCGCTGTCCATCGGTGAGCAAGTCATGAC encodes:
- a CDS encoding DUF4154 domain-containing protein, giving the protein MIIRFFILSFVFLLCVAPLHTRADASSAARLSPVIARALSYERTLPNRAGGSLDILILHAANNASSQGEAAAFARGLGALSRSTVQGLPMRATVAPYSTGAIETGAANGVDVVVVCSGLDSSLSALTTTTRRRRLLTVGVERQHAVNATTLAVLMEDGRAKIIVNLAHARAEGVELSSQLLRLAEVL
- a CDS encoding TonB-dependent receptor, with the protein product MSHRASWALALVVLASLGATRVHAQEPVAEDTPADEPSREGAIEEESLEDLLGLELEDTMGTTSAVSRTEENVLSAPASVTTLDARAIRLSGARTIPELLRLVTGVQVQRVAPGSYLVAMRGAGGITGNNVIIMLDGMPLNSPVDGAIDWSTVPIHPRDLERIDVVRGPVSTIYGANAYTGVIQLVSYRGFGTVPQGAVRAEVGIDTAGHPVTDLAGVYSRAGERFQRAVFAHASYDSVFSDSQSGTLEPRISGALLARLGATLAAGQLDFEVSGSIAHGSSLEHFVLEDIREQRLLGMAQLRFTSRDLPGALGTIGAFARTQLRAIQTDRLDYSGFSYDGTRSARTSVGSEFTLVPHPTLTATFGAQFDLDRVTAPYIHPDENGDYRTGWGFYGRFAWDPTDRWSFTGALRGDIPTMTGDLAFSYRGSLVYHTDDLAIRLVGASAFRAPTYVEVGGRFVDPTSGLILLEGRPQLQNPANDGGEIALTVSPRAGLRLGATAWVGRMRNLVIEDFAPIVRRTFVNEAGSRWFVGGDAEAEYKHSDLLLLSAFVSYTYFVPRDDTQVPTVGTEDINASVLAGLMARGSLRSDSMRYGLSVALATGRDYLMYAGVPTSILTANIDTSVQLSAMLEQQVGSSLPVWLSLRVQANLPQQAESPLPGASMAGTSFLIGVEHRRN